A stretch of the Salvia splendens isolate huo1 unplaced genomic scaffold, SspV2 ctg822, whole genome shotgun sequence genome encodes the following:
- the LOC121791473 gene encoding SRSF protein kinase 3-like isoform X1: MDEITILKQIAEGDPDDKKCVVKLLDHFKHSGSNGQHVCMVFEYLGDNLLTLIKYSDYRGVPLHMVKEICLHILAGLDYLHRQLSIIHTDLKPENILLLSTIDPAKDPRKSGAELILPSNKSKIVSEPEASKDAKVSRGDLTKNQKKKIRKKAKRTAQKCAGKEETEPDNEASGPEESQRDDNANGRSIEKRSNKSVTEATSGGENGACQGTKGNKRGSRSARQKLLAEVELKCKLVDFGNACWTYKQFTSDIQTRQYRCPEVILGSKYSTSADMWSFACICFELVTGDVLFDPHSGDNYDRDEDHLALMMELLGMMPRKIALGGRYSRDFFNRFGDLRHIRRLRFWPLTKVLREKYELNEKDATETADFLTQILDFVPEKRLTAAQCLTHPWISGRHITPSNKLEEVENGGPENRTEKDATETMEVRVGNIVIDTKSKDSKSVVSSVAPY; this comes from the exons ATGGACGAGATCACTATTCTAAAGCAAATTGCCGAAGGAGATCCGGACGATAAGAAATGTGTGGTGAAGCTTTTGGATCACTTCAAGCATTCAGGGTCAAATGGGCAACATGTTTGCATGGTCTTTGAGTACTTAGGTGACAATCTTTTGACCTTGATTAAGTATTCAGACTACAGAGGGGTGCCTCTTCACATGGTTAAAGAAATATGCTTACACATTTTAGCGGGATTGGATTATTTGCACCGGCAACTGTCGATAATACACACAGATCTGAAGCCAGAGAACATATTACTTCTTTCAACGATAGATCCAGCTAAAGATCCTAGAAAATCAGGTGCAGAACTTATACTCCCCTCCAATAAAAGCAAGATTGTGTCAGAGCCGGAGGCATCTAAAGATGCTAAGGTTTCTCGTGGTGATCTGACTAAGAACCAGAAAAAGAAGATCCGGAAAAAGGCTAAGCGAACTGCTCAGAAGTGTGCTGGGAAGGAAGAAACTGAGCCAGATAATGAGGCAAGTGGACCTGAAGAATCTCAGAGGGATGATAATGCCAATGGAAGGTCCATTGAAAAACGAAGCAATAAATCAGTTACCGAAGCAACTAGTGGTGGGGAAAATGGTGCATGCCAAGGAACAAAGGGCAACAAGAGAGGCAGCCGGTCAGCAAGGCAGAAGCTCTTGGCTGAGGTTGAACTGAAATGCAAATTGGTGGATTTTGGAAACGCCTGCTGGACTTACAAGCAATTCACCAGTGACATTCAAACTAGGCAGTATAGGTGCCCTGAGGTCATTTTAGGATCCAAGTACTCTACGTCTGCTGATATGTGGTCATTTGCCTGCATTTGCTTTGAGCTCGTCACTGGAGATGTTCTTTTTGATCCACATAGCGGTGACAACTACGACCGCGATGAG GATCATTTGGCGCTGATGATGGAGCTTCTTGGGATGATGCCACGCAAG ATTGCATTGGGTGGGCGATATTCACGAGACTTCTTCAACAGATTTGGAGATCTGAGGCATATCAGAAGATTACGGTTCTGGCCTCTCACTAAGGTTCTCAGAGAAAAATACGAGCTCAACGAGAAGGATGCAACTGAGACGGCTGATTTCCTTACTCAGATACTAGATTTTGTGCCCGAGAAAAGGCTGACAGCAGCTCAGTGTCTTACTCATCCATGGATCAGTGGAAGGCACATCACCCCTTCTAATAAACTCGAGGAGGTGGAGAATGGTGGCCC
- the LOC121791473 gene encoding SRSF protein kinase 1-like isoform X2 — MAEEATAVDMNGDDRSETSDYTSEDEGTDDYRRGGYHAVRVGDTFKHGRYVIQSKLGWGHFSTVWLAWDTQKSVYTCSFESTKSAQHYTEAAMDEITILKQIAEGDPDDKKCVVKLLDHFKHSGSNGQHVCMVFEYLGDNLLTLIKYSDYRGVPLHMVKEICLHILAGLDYLHRQLSIIHTDLKPENILLLSTIDPAKDPRKSGAELILPSNKSKIVSEPEASKDAKVSRGDLTKNQKKKIRKKAKRTAQKCAGKEETEPDNEASGPEESQRDDNANGRSIEKRSNKSVTEATSGGENGACQGTKGNKRGSRSARQKLLAEVELKCKLVDFGNACWTYKQFTSDIQTRQYRCPEVILGSKYSTSADMWSFACICFELVTGDVLFDPHSGDNYDRDEDHLALMMELLGMMPRKIALGGRYSRDFFNRFGDLRHIRRLRFWPLTKVLREKYELNEKDATETADFLTQILDFVPEKRLTAAQCLTHPWISGRHITPSNKLEEVENGGPENRTEKDATETMEVRVGNIVIDTKSKDSKSVVSSVAPY, encoded by the exons ATGGCGGAGGAGGCGACGGCGGTGGATATGAACGGCGACGACCGGAGCGAGACCAGCGACTACACCTCGGAGGACGAGGGGACCGATGACTACCGGCGCGGCGGATACCACGCCGTGCGCGTCGGCGACACCTTCAAACACGGAAGATACGTTATCCAGAGCAAGCTTGGCTGGGGGCACTTCTCCACCGTCTGGCTAGCTTGGGACACTCAGAAATCAGTAT ATACATGTAGCTTTGAAAGTACAAAGAGTGCGCAACACTATACAGAAGCAGCAATGGACGAGATCACTATTCTAAAGCAAATTGCCGAAGGAGATCCGGACGATAAGAAATGTGTGGTGAAGCTTTTGGATCACTTCAAGCATTCAGGGTCAAATGGGCAACATGTTTGCATGGTCTTTGAGTACTTAGGTGACAATCTTTTGACCTTGATTAAGTATTCAGACTACAGAGGGGTGCCTCTTCACATGGTTAAAGAAATATGCTTACACATTTTAGCGGGATTGGATTATTTGCACCGGCAACTGTCGATAATACACACAGATCTGAAGCCAGAGAACATATTACTTCTTTCAACGATAGATCCAGCTAAAGATCCTAGAAAATCAGGTGCAGAACTTATACTCCCCTCCAATAAAAGCAAGATTGTGTCAGAGCCGGAGGCATCTAAAGATGCTAAGGTTTCTCGTGGTGATCTGACTAAGAACCAGAAAAAGAAGATCCGGAAAAAGGCTAAGCGAACTGCTCAGAAGTGTGCTGGGAAGGAAGAAACTGAGCCAGATAATGAGGCAAGTGGACCTGAAGAATCTCAGAGGGATGATAATGCCAATGGAAGGTCCATTGAAAAACGAAGCAATAAATCAGTTACCGAAGCAACTAGTGGTGGGGAAAATGGTGCATGCCAAGGAACAAAGGGCAACAAGAGAGGCAGCCGGTCAGCAAGGCAGAAGCTCTTGGCTGAGGTTGAACTGAAATGCAAATTGGTGGATTTTGGAAACGCCTGCTGGACTTACAAGCAATTCACCAGTGACATTCAAACTAGGCAGTATAGGTGCCCTGAGGTCATTTTAGGATCCAAGTACTCTACGTCTGCTGATATGTGGTCATTTGCCTGCATTTGCTTTGAGCTCGTCACTGGAGATGTTCTTTTTGATCCACATAGCGGTGACAACTACGACCGCGATGAG GATCATTTGGCGCTGATGATGGAGCTTCTTGGGATGATGCCACGCAAG ATTGCATTGGGTGGGCGATATTCACGAGACTTCTTCAACAGATTTGGAGATCTGAGGCATATCAGAAGATTACGGTTCTGGCCTCTCACTAAGGTTCTCAGAGAAAAATACGAGCTCAACGAGAAGGATGCAACTGAGACGGCTGATTTCCTTACTCAGATACTAGATTTTGTGCCCGAGAAAAGGCTGACAGCAGCTCAGTGTCTTACTCATCCATGGATCAGTGGAAGGCACATCACCCCTTCTAATAAACTCGAGGAGGTGGAGAATGGTGGCCC